Proteins from a single region of Chitinophagales bacterium:
- a CDS encoding SHOCT domain-containing protein, with product MRLFALIFCLLSNFTFAQDLTPDTLRHAASGFLFEEGTKLKLGQGTMPDGSFKYIKINSASLMSYYGNSPNAANSANALPPSFGGKNAEVARLELRGTRKTGYSPYAILKLGMPMRYECDIDNAIAAGELIIPGYDPKGAGAPKAAPMSLADELKKLKELLDAGAITKEEYDAMKKKLIGN from the coding sequence ATGAGACTATTTGCATTAATCTTCTGTTTATTATCAAATTTCACTTTCGCCCAAGACCTCACACCAGACACACTTCGCCATGCGGCTAGTGGTTTCTTATTTGAAGAAGGTACTAAGTTGAAACTAGGACAGGGCACTATGCCTGATGGCAGTTTCAAATACATAAAAATTAACTCAGCTTCCTTGATGTCTTATTATGGTAACTCTCCTAACGCTGCCAACTCAGCAAATGCTTTACCACCAAGCTTTGGCGGCAAGAATGCAGAAGTTGCTCGATTGGAGTTAAGAGGTACTAGAAAAACAGGATATAGTCCGTACGCTATTTTAAAGCTTGGTATGCCAATGCGTTATGAGTGCGATATTGATAATGCCATTGCAGCTGGCGAACTCATTATACCAGGATATGATCCTAAAGGAGCTGGTGCACCTAAAGCCGCACCAATGAGCCTAGCAGATGAGTTGAAAAAATTAAAGGAACTGCTAGATGCTGGTGCCATCACTAAAGAAGAGTACGATGCCATGAAGAAGAAGCTGATAGGTAATTAG
- a CDS encoding tyrosine-type recombinase/integrase has translation MVTFLNFKHLKLYTGKSWYIEYYYRIPGTEDFKRFKVRFDMNRIKNLTERKLYAQEALKFMREKLDGGFNPFMHAGMHQDSDHRILAQLFKLKTLMSEGVSITMAASYTEHYNRFEKFIEGRSWQLFTMAAIGMDQAKLYKKWLMDSGFSKKTVNASLSYMAMFWAQAIEQKWAVLNPFLSVPRLKKAQAIERKSDERFEPITGNELVTLFEALDNEKLQDFRDFCAFIYYSWARPIEISRLRVADIDLNASTIRFKRSTTKNAKADFVQIVPPLKEILKRRMLQLKDGTHFLFGQGFAIGPVPLRKNKPSEYWRETVKNKLGIDKDMYALKHTGNIEYLLLNKGNVDIKWQQKQNRHSSSAMTERYNRKLGAYFIDLKDVQFRKLAQSSHD, from the coding sequence ATGGTCACCTTTTTGAATTTTAAGCATCTCAAACTCTATACCGGCAAGAGCTGGTACATCGAGTATTACTACCGAATTCCGGGCACAGAAGACTTCAAAAGATTCAAAGTACGATTCGATATGAATCGGATCAAAAACCTAACTGAGCGTAAGTTGTATGCTCAAGAAGCTTTGAAGTTTATGCGCGAAAAACTGGATGGTGGTTTCAACCCATTCATGCATGCAGGTATGCATCAGGATTCTGATCACAGAATACTGGCACAGCTTTTCAAGCTAAAGACGCTAATGTCTGAGGGTGTATCTATTACAATGGCCGCAAGCTATACGGAGCACTACAATCGATTTGAAAAATTTATTGAGGGTAGATCATGGCAGCTTTTCACAATGGCAGCCATTGGTATGGACCAAGCTAAGCTTTACAAGAAATGGCTGATGGATAGCGGGTTCAGTAAGAAAACGGTGAATGCTTCACTTAGCTACATGGCCATGTTTTGGGCGCAAGCCATTGAACAAAAATGGGCTGTGCTGAACCCTTTTCTTTCTGTACCCAGGCTGAAAAAAGCACAAGCGATAGAGCGTAAGAGTGACGAACGATTTGAACCGATTACGGGAAATGAGTTGGTCACCCTTTTTGAAGCTTTGGATAATGAAAAGCTGCAGGACTTCCGTGATTTTTGTGCATTCATTTACTACTCCTGGGCACGCCCAATTGAGATTAGCAGATTAAGAGTTGCGGACATAGACCTGAATGCTTCTACAATCAGATTCAAAAGAAGCACTACAAAAAATGCAAAGGCAGACTTTGTGCAGATAGTTCCGCCATTGAAGGAAATACTCAAACGAAGGATGTTGCAACTCAAGGATGGTACTCATTTTTTGTTTGGTCAAGGCTTTGCCATTGGACCGGTACCGCTTAGGAAGAATAAGCCATCTGAATATTGGAGAGAAACGGTAAAAAACAAATTGGGCATTGATAAGGACATGTATGCTTTAAAGCATACCGGCAATATTGAATACTTGCTGCTCAATAAAGGGAATGTTGACATAAAATGGCAACAGAAGCAGAACAGGCATAGCAGTTCTGCAATGACTGAGCGATATAACAGAAAGCTTGGCGCCTACTTTATTGATTTGAAGGATGTGCAGTTTAGGAAGCTTGCTCAGTCATCCCATGATTGA
- a CDS encoding helix-turn-helix transcriptional regulator produces MDSPAHIIHQRRRICAFLLHSAKEQQLDLAILSQKTGMKESTISRIFSGDFPPQFDHLLILADAIGVNITANR; encoded by the coding sequence ATGGATTCACCGGCACATATCATTCACCAGCGCAGACGCATTTGCGCCTTTCTCCTTCACTCAGCCAAAGAACAACAATTAGACCTGGCAATTCTTAGCCAGAAAACAGGCATGAAGGAATCTACCATATCCCGCATTTTCAGCGGAGACTTTCCCCCACAGTTCGATCACTTACTAATTCTGGCAGATGCTATTGGCGTAAACATAACCGCCAACAGATAG